From Anopheles coluzzii chromosome 3, AcolN3, whole genome shotgun sequence, the proteins below share one genomic window:
- the LOC120960137 gene encoding uncharacterized protein LOC120960137, whose amino-acid sequence MCSYAVQNQRDNMCWCFEEISLMLLVQRILMYLWYRLLLKMFPRLSVLPNCHECSPRRSLPCGQLADEYWKASYFSRHPLYDNNLQQAFPTAGFCNHMPPTEPICGAIDAMFEHQQQDEDDEPEEFNFNCSDISHIYQSTFLDDEYDECLLAKDIAWDAPVPEVKAKPAALPLEQEISLLLNDYYIDDDLDDHLQMAEYQTAIGSSMLCCDSFLE is encoded by the exons ATGTGTAGCTACGCCGTGCAAAACCAACGTGACAACATGTGCTGGTGCTTTGAAGAGATCAGTCTCATGCTGCTAGTGCAACGCATCCTGATGTATCTGTGGTATCGGCTACTTTTGAAAATGTTCCCGCGCCTAAGCGTCCTTCCAAACTGCCACGAGTGTTCACCAAGGCGCAGTCTGCCCTGCGGACAGCTAGCCGACGAATACTGGAAAGCGTCCTACTTCTCCCGCCATCCCTTGTACGACAACAACCTACAGCAAGCGTTCCCAACCGCCGGTTTCTG CAACCACATGCCACCAACGGAACCGATCTGCGGTGCAATCGATGCAATGTTcgagcatcagcagcaggacgaggacgacgaacCGGAAGAGTTCAACTTTAACTGCAGCGATATTAGCCACATCTACCAGAGCACCTTCCTGGACGACGAGTACGACGAGTGCTTGCTGGCGAAGGATATTGCGTGGGACGCACCGGTGCCGGAGGTGAAAGCGAAACCTGCCGCCCTGCCACTGGAGCAGGAAAtctcgctgctgctgaacgATTACTACATCGACGACGATCTGGACGACCATCTGCAGATGGCCGAGTATCAGACGGCGATCGGGAGCAGCATGTTGTGCTGTGATTCGTTTCTCGAATAG